The following are encoded in a window of Streptomyces sp. Go-475 genomic DNA:
- a CDS encoding DHA2 family efflux MFS transporter permease subunit, with protein sequence MTQLRTDRLEPALVRLIAVVLLGGMLGILNSTMVSVALDPLSEEFGASIGAIGWASTGFLLAVTALIPFTSWAVDRFGSKRMWLIGLTLFLAGSLACALAWNVGSLIGFRVVQGLGAGILDPLVLVLLARGAGPARAGRVMGLMGVVLSLGPVLGPVAGGAILEGLSWRWMFWLSVPLGLLALLLAVKVVPSDEPSGAEPAHHRLDVIGLALLGPGFSALVLALTQSAERSAFVDGLVLVPLALGVAMLIAYATHALRVRRTPPLIDLRLFRSSSFTASVSVMTLNGLATFASLFALPLYYQQAHGHGTLAAGLLVTPIGLGAAIAMPLAGTLSDRIGSRSLARGGAVAAALGGLWLTQISADTSEVWPSAAALIMGAGMGFVGAPTMGSLYRTLPGPLVPQGSSVLYMLNQLGAAVGIALVTVIMKTMGDGDVMSGIHGVYWFTIATLALVVIATVFLPGRSEDAPAAAAGPAEEAATVSR encoded by the coding sequence GTGACGCAATTACGGACCGACCGCCTGGAACCCGCTCTGGTGCGGTTGATCGCCGTGGTCCTGCTGGGCGGGATGCTCGGCATCCTCAACAGCACCATGGTGTCGGTCGCGCTCGATCCCCTGAGCGAGGAGTTCGGTGCGTCCATCGGCGCCATCGGATGGGCCTCCACGGGCTTCCTGCTGGCCGTCACCGCTCTGATCCCGTTCACCTCCTGGGCCGTCGACCGGTTCGGCAGCAAGCGGATGTGGCTCATCGGCCTGACGCTCTTCCTGGCGGGGTCACTTGCCTGCGCGCTCGCCTGGAACGTGGGCAGCCTCATCGGCTTCCGCGTCGTGCAGGGACTGGGGGCGGGCATTCTCGACCCGTTGGTGCTCGTGCTGCTGGCGCGTGGCGCCGGGCCCGCGCGCGCCGGCCGGGTCATGGGGCTGATGGGTGTCGTCCTCTCGCTCGGGCCGGTGCTCGGTCCGGTCGCCGGCGGCGCCATCCTCGAAGGCCTCTCCTGGCGCTGGATGTTCTGGCTCAGCGTCCCCCTCGGCCTCCTCGCGCTGCTGCTCGCGGTGAAGGTCGTCCCCTCCGACGAGCCGAGCGGCGCGGAGCCCGCCCACCACCGTCTCGACGTCATCGGGCTGGCCCTGCTCGGGCCGGGTTTCTCGGCCCTGGTCCTGGCGCTGACCCAGAGCGCGGAGCGGAGCGCGTTCGTCGACGGACTGGTCCTCGTCCCGCTCGCCCTCGGTGTGGCGATGCTCATCGCCTACGCCACGCATGCCCTGCGCGTCCGGCGTACGCCCCCGCTGATCGACCTGCGCCTGTTCAGGAGCAGCAGTTTCACCGCGAGCGTCTCGGTGATGACGCTGAACGGTCTGGCCACGTTCGCGAGCCTGTTCGCCCTGCCGCTGTACTACCAGCAGGCGCACGGTCACGGCACGCTGGCGGCCGGCCTGCTGGTGACACCGATCGGCCTGGGCGCCGCCATCGCGATGCCGCTGGCCGGAACCCTCAGTGACCGGATCGGCAGCCGGAGCCTGGCCCGAGGGGGCGCCGTCGCCGCGGCGCTGGGCGGCCTGTGGCTGACTCAGATCTCCGCCGACACGTCCGAGGTGTGGCCGTCGGCAGCGGCGCTGATCATGGGCGCGGGCATGGGCTTCGTCGGCGCGCCGACGATGGGCTCGCTGTACCGGACCCTGCCGGGGCCGCTGGTGCCGCAGGGCAGCTCCGTGCTCTACATGCTCAACCAGCTCGGCGCGGCCGTCGGCATCGCCCTCGTCACCGTGATCATGAAGACCATGGGCGACGGGGACGTGATGAGCGGCATCCACGGCGTCTACTGGTTCACCATCGCGACGCTCGCCCTGGTGGTGATCGCCACGGTCTTCCTGCCGGGGCGGTCCGAGGACGCGCCCGCGGCCGCCGCGGGGCCGGCCGAGGAGGCGGCCACCGTCTCCCGGTAG
- a CDS encoding TetR/AcrR family transcriptional regulator: MTEATSTAASRRQAPRGRIDKRQAILDAAFTVFAREGYANACVKEIAAEARVAKPTVYNHLNDKANLFHHAVKLAAETALAENLRVVERLATPADDLRGTLEDVGRLLLRCYCSDESRALRRLLCAEAHRFPELLETVQATGTSRVTEALADRFARLTLSGHLRTPDPAEAAEQFVALLTGPAEGRSRFGTRRLPDEELSSLARSATGTFYRAFGVPAAAAPAERP; encoded by the coding sequence GTGACCGAAGCAACCTCGACAGCAGCGTCGCGACGCCAGGCACCACGCGGCCGCATCGACAAGAGGCAGGCGATCCTGGATGCCGCGTTCACCGTGTTCGCGCGGGAGGGGTACGCCAACGCCTGCGTCAAGGAGATCGCCGCCGAGGCGCGCGTGGCCAAGCCGACCGTCTACAACCACCTCAACGACAAGGCGAACCTCTTCCACCACGCGGTGAAGCTGGCCGCCGAGACCGCCCTCGCCGAGAATCTGAGGGTCGTCGAGCGGCTCGCCACGCCGGCCGACGATCTGCGCGGCACGCTGGAGGACGTCGGCCGGCTCCTGCTCCGCTGCTACTGCAGCGACGAGTCCCGGGCCCTGCGACGGCTGCTCTGCGCGGAGGCCCACCGGTTCCCGGAACTGCTGGAGACCGTGCAGGCCACCGGGACGAGCCGGGTCACCGAGGCGTTGGCCGACCGGTTCGCGCGACTCACCCTCAGCGGCCACCTGCGCACACCCGATCCGGCGGAGGCCGCGGAGCAGTTCGTCGCGCTCCTCACCGGCCCCGCCGAGGGCCGGTCCCGCTTCGGGACCCGCCGGCTTCCCGACGAGGAACTCAGCTCCCTGGCCCGGTCGGCGACCGGCACGTTCTACCGGGCCTTCGGGGTCCCGGCCGCCGCGGCGCCGGCCGAACGGCCCTAG
- a CDS encoding IS5 family transposase (programmed frameshift), producing MVGRGELTDAAWERIAPLLPGVDGRGRPWRDHRQVINGVLWRLRTGAPWRDLPERYGPWQTVYERFARWEADGTWARLLEQVHVRDDSVGAVEWTVSVDSTISRAHQHAAGARKKGPAAGDELEDPARPSAGQALGRSRGGLTTKLHLACDGRGLPLAVVITPGNVNDSTVFDMVMDELRVPRTGAGRPRLRPDAVVADKAYSSRAIRQSLRRRGIRAVIPERADQKANRLRRGKAGGRPPAFDRELYKARNVIERCFNRLKQFRAIATRFDKLATRYKAGVHLAALILWLREPNQDPLSDRP from the exons GTGGTGGGTCGAGGTGAGTTGACGGATGCGGCATGGGAGCGGATAGCGCCCCTGCTGCCTGGTGTTGACGGTCGTGGTCGTCCGTGGCGGGATCACCGGCAGGTGATCAACGGGGTGTTGTGGCGGTTGCGGACCGGTGCTCCGTGGCGTGACCTGCCGGAACGCTACGGGCCGTGGCAGACGGTCTATGAACGGTTCGCCCGCTGGGAGGCGGACGGAACCTGGGCTCGCCTGCTCGAACAGGTCCATGTCCGCGACGACTCCGTCGGAGCCGTGGAGTGGACCGTGTCTGTCGACTCCACGATCAGCCGGGCCCATCAGCACGCCGCCGGAGCCCGCAAAAAGGGGC CGGCGGCGGGGGACGAACTGGAAGATCCGGCACGCCCGTCGGCTGGCCAGGCGCTGGGCCGGTCCCGCGGCGGGCTGACCACCAAGCTCCACCTCGCCTGCGACGGCCGGGGCCTGCCCCTGGCTGTCGTCATCACGCCCGGCAACGTCAACGACTCCACCGTCTTCGACATGGTCATGGACGAGCTGAGGGTGCCCCGGACCGGCGCCGGGCGCCCCCGCCTCAGGCCCGATGCGGTCGTCGCGGACAAGGCGTACTCGTCCCGGGCGATCCGCCAGTCCCTGCGACGCAGAGGCATCCGGGCAGTGATCCCGGAGCGGGCGGACCAGAAGGCCAACCGCCTGCGGCGAGGGAAGGCCGGCGGCAGACCGCCGGCCTTCGACCGCGAGCTTTACAAGGCCCGCAACGTGATCGAACGCTGCTTCAACCGCCTCAAGCAGTTCCGCGCGATCGCCACCCGCTTCGACAAACTCGCCACCCGCTACAAGGCCGGAGTCCACCTCGCCGCACTCATCCTCTGGCTCCGCGAACCCAACCAAGATCCTTTGTCAGACAGGCCCTAG
- a CDS encoding SDR family NAD(P)-dependent oxidoreductase codes for MKTVVITGGNDGIGRGLAQERLERGDRVVVIGRSADKGQRLLAEAEKRGAGERAHFVAADLSLVGESRRVVGELTETFGALDALVLCARFFRSARAETAEGYESTFALEYLSRHVLSHGLTDALEKSESPVIVNVSGPGIPKPPIRWDDPHFRAGYDGLAAQRHAGMANDLLGVAYAARNGSGRTRYVLVNPGSTATSFAGEYDPVTKSQVEMIRRMGKPVEQAVAPIAEVIDAPPAEPLSAFVEGQRIGVDDPRLFDREAAARLAEFTERLLAR; via the coding sequence ATGAAGACGGTCGTGATCACCGGCGGCAACGACGGGATCGGCAGGGGGCTGGCCCAGGAGCGTCTGGAGCGGGGAGACCGGGTCGTCGTGATCGGCCGCAGCGCGGACAAGGGGCAACGGTTACTCGCGGAGGCGGAGAAGCGCGGCGCCGGCGAGCGCGCCCATTTCGTCGCGGCCGATCTGAGCCTGGTCGGCGAGAGCCGGCGGGTCGTCGGCGAGCTCACCGAGACCTTCGGCGCCCTCGACGCCCTGGTGCTGTGCGCACGGTTCTTCCGGTCCGCCCGCGCCGAGACGGCCGAGGGGTACGAGAGCACCTTCGCCCTGGAGTACCTCAGCCGCCATGTGCTGAGCCATGGGCTGACCGACGCGCTGGAGAAGTCCGAGTCCCCGGTCATCGTCAACGTGTCGGGTCCGGGCATCCCCAAGCCGCCCATCCGGTGGGACGACCCCCACTTCCGCGCCGGCTACGACGGCCTCGCCGCGCAGCGGCACGCGGGGATGGCGAACGACCTGCTCGGCGTGGCCTACGCGGCCCGCAACGGCAGCGGACGCACCCGGTACGTGCTGGTCAATCCGGGGAGCACGGCGACCAGCTTCGCCGGGGAGTACGACCCGGTGACCAAGTCCCAGGTCGAGATGATCAGGCGGATGGGCAAGCCGGTGGAGCAGGCCGTCGCGCCGATCGCGGAGGTGATCGACGCCCCGCCCGCCGAGCCGCTGAGCGCCTTCGTCGAGGGGCAGCGGATCGGGGTGGACGACCCGCGGCTGTTCGATCGCGAGGCCGCCGCGCGCCTGGCCGAGTTCACCGAGCGGCTGCTGGCCCGCTAG